The following DNA comes from Carassius auratus strain Wakin chromosome 46, ASM336829v1, whole genome shotgun sequence.
taataaaatatgataagaaATCAGAGttgaactgtcagaacaaattcatcttgataatatcagataactttgatagaaagatatgtaatggataaCAATCAAACCAAACTTCAGCcaactgttagtatgacaatatttacacaactatcaatgttgaacaattaccaagcaatgcttaattttgttcagtctttggtgtgaaaaggttgcattagaaaaaaaataaaaaaataaaaaaataaaaacacataagcaaACCATGAGgttaaagtgtctgaataatttttggtcccatttTTTTCTATCAATTTCACTAGTTGTCCACTATATGaagatttttttggggggtataatatgtcacagttcactttattttgctatactcacttacctaaattaattatagtgtcctgcacctattaaaactttttttataaatataatatatggtgtctgaataatttttggtttgactgtgcactcattcttgttaaaactacgtagtaattcagtcaagagcagtgagggattttcttaatttaattttcttggattaacattactgCCAGTAGCTAAATAaggtgcggtcactttaagagtcaATGAATGCATCCAGTATAATagtacacatccgatttttttctacttttacttaagacataaccagcagttttttcgaacatactttccaaaacgggtattttgatatattttgtatgtatttgtcgagcaaaaagaggcaaattctgtgttcaagtgttttgagatgccttTCTCTGCTTGAGCCCTAAACGCCAGAACACTGCGGTGTTGAATTGGGCTTTTTCACATCCTtttgaaaggatgtgaaaaatgtgaaaaaaaaggttttttttttagaaaactgcAAGTGTGTACAAGAAAATGTCtcctgttaaacttttttttttcaatatttaatataagcATATTGTTTGttctaaacataataataataataataataacaaaaaagatcatatataattgtataatgaaTTGTATTTTTGTACATCAATGCTTGCATGTCTTTGTTGCTGCTGTAGAATGTGTAGATCTGCTGGATTCAGTGCAGCAGGATGAAGGAGAGCAGAGAACAGCAGAGGAACAGGAAGCTCTGAGTGACGCTCTGAGCACTGTTAAACAGGTTCCCTGAGCAACATGAGATGCTCTGAACATTAGGAACCGATGTTGTGGCATTACAAATGGCTTTAGAAACACAGCCTTTCACACCCACTGACGGGCCTCCGAAACTCCctgaatgaaaagaaagaaaagaaaggttAGTCTTAGTTTTACTGGTGTATGGTATTGGTTTCAAACAACCCAAacttaacagaaataaaaatgactttcttcttcctTTAGCAGATTCTCACCTGTTGCTGTAATGCAGCGGTCTTCACTCCCCGAACAACTCACTGTGTTTGAGCAGCTCTTCTCATCGCAAGAGTAACATTTCATTCCATTGGAGATGGAATctacaaaagttttattttatttctgttcaaaatataTCTAATGAAACAACAGCCTAGAAAGTCtgactgtacattttaaatgattatagaAGTCTAATCAAAACACACACTGTGCTCGTCCAGATTTTATATTTGCATAGACATGTCTCTCACATCAAACCTTACTCAAGGTCTGTACTCTAGAAATTTCTTTATTATAGCAGGATATGTAATGTCTGATAATAGAAGTAAAATGCGTGTTGATTGGATTATTTGCATATGAACATTAAGGTATCATACCTGAAGAATCCTGGTCATTACAAAGGTCAGTATCAAAGCAGAAAGAGGACATCTTTGCACTGCCAAAGTTGTAGGACATGGTTTGACAGTTATTTGGTAAAGCACAACCTTTAACCTTTAATGTATGACTAGTgctacctacaaaaaaaaaaaaaaaaaataggaaggaAGAATGATACTGGTATGACAAGTTCACATGTACAGTGGAAATCTAATCTGCATATTCATTTGCACAAATATAACCGTCAATTTCAATTCATCAACTGGACTTACCTATTGGTGTCACCGCTGTTAAACTCATACACTTGGAAGATTCACCTTCACAAGTTATCTCCTTCTTATCCGCACAAGAACCCATCGGATCATTACACTCATAACATCTGAGAGCGTGTCCTTTAGTAATAAAACAGAGAGATGTGAGAGAGAGATCCTGTATTTGTACAGTTTAGGTCCTACAGTCTTTGTTTAGGAGGTGAATGTAATGTGTACAGCAATGTGTTTTAGTGCCGTTTTTATATCCTGGAAAAAGGGGATGAAGATATTTCAGGAAATAGAAATGAGGAATAAGGAAATTACTATGAAATGTGAAGAAGTGGGTTTAAAAAATGCAGATACACCAAATCTT
Coding sequences within:
- the LOC113064427 gene encoding phospholipase A2 inhibitor and Ly6/PLAUR domain-containing protein-like: MGSCADKKEITCEGESSKCMSLTAVTPIGSTSHTLKVKGCALPNNCQTMSYNFGSAKMSSFCFDTDLCNDQDSSDSISNGMKCYSCDEKSCSNTVSCSGSEDRCITATGSFGGPSVGVKGCVSKAICNATTSVPNVQSISCCSGNLFNSAQSVTQSFLFLCCSLLSFILLH